In the genome of Bacteroidales bacterium, the window AAACCCTTATGACAGCCAAATGAAGTATGATTTTTTAGAACACCTTCTTGTAAACCAATAAGTGCTTGGGTCATTTTGAAAGTGCTGCCGGGTGGATATTTTGCCATTAAAGCACGGTTAAATAATGGTTTTAGTGTGTCTTTAAGTAAAATGGCATAGTTTTTTGTTCTTTTACGTCCCACAAGTAAAGAAGGGTCGTAATTAGGGCTTGAAACTAATGCTAATATTTCACCTGTTTGTGGATCGAGTGCAACGATACTACCTTTTTTATTTTGCATCAATTTCTCACCGTATTCTTGTAATTCCATATCAATACCTGTAACAATATTATATCCAGGTACTGCTGCCGTATCGTATTTGCCACCAGCGAAGTTTCCCACTATTTTATTATGAACATCAACCAAATAAATGCTAACGCCTTTTTTGCCTCTTAAATATTCTTCGTATGTTCTTTCTAATCCTGAAATACCAACATAATCACCCATTTTGTAATATGGGTGTTTAGCAATGTAGTCTTCGTTTACTTCGCCAACATAGCCTAATAAGTGAGCAGCTATGGGTTTGGGGTATTTTCGTAATGTTCTTGATTGAAGAAAAAAGCCTGGGAATTTAAATAATTTTTCGCGAATGATAGCTGTTGTTTCGAGCGATAATTGTGGAACTACGATAGATGGTTTATATTTGGAATACGATTTTGCTTTTTGAATAATTAAACGTAATGTGCTTGGTTCTATTTCTAAAATATGGCATAAGTCTAATGTGTCAAAGGGTAGGGTTTGTTGTGGAATCACCATTAAGTCGTAGGCAGGTTCGTTGTAAACTAATATTTTACCGTACCTATCGAAAATAACCCCTCTGGCAGGGTATTTTGTAATGCGACGCTGAGAATTGTTTTGTGCTGAATATTTATAAGAGTCATCAATAATTTGCATATAAAAAAGTCGTGAAATATAAATAATGACTACAAAAATGATTACTCCGGCAATGGTATATTTTCTTGGGCTGTATGGATTAATCATAGATTTTTTGAGTGTTTATGAAAGAAGTATTGCATTAAAACCATGATAATGATAGTTATTAATGAACTTAATATAATTTTGGTTAAGGTAAAAATAAGATAGTTTAAATGAAAAGATTCAACAATGAATAAAACACTATGATGGATAAAGGTAATAAATAGTGCGTATTTTATCCACCATTCAATATCATAATAAGCAATAGTTGGATTAGTATTTTTTTCGTATCCATCATGGGGTGAAAAGAGTTTTAAAACAAATGGACGTGCATAACCGGCCACGGTAGAGGCAAGAGCATGTATAGCAATGGTACCAGAAAAGAAATCTATAGTAATACCTATTAGAAAACCAAGTAAAACAATAATTACAGGCGGTAATTCAAATGGCAATAAAATTAAAAAATAAATATAAACAAAAGGGTTGATAATATTAAAAAACAAAATATTATTAAAAACAAAAACTTGTAATAATACAAGCAAAATAAAACGAATAATATGTGATAAAATACTATTGGGCATTTTGAATACTTTTTTCTAGTGTTTTAAGCTCGCTTTGATATTTATATTTAACAACGTACACAAAATCGAGTTTATTAAACTGAGTGCTTAATTTTATGTTGATGTTATAAAAGTCGCTTCCTTCGTTATAATCAAA includes:
- the mrdA gene encoding penicillin-binding protein 2, coding for MINPYSPRKYTIAGVIIFVVIIYISRLFYMQIIDDSYKYSAQNNSQRRITKYPARGVIFDRYGKILVYNEPAYDLMVIPQQTLPFDTLDLCHILEIEPSTLRLIIQKAKSYSKYKPSIVVPQLSLETTAIIREKLFKFPGFFLQSRTLRKYPKPIAAHLLGYVGEVNEDYIAKHPYYKMGDYVGISGLERTYEEYLRGKKGVSIYLVDVHNKIVGNFAGGKYDTAAVPGYNIVTGIDMELQEYGEKLMQNKKGSIVALDPQTGEILALVSSPNYDPSLLVGRKRTKNYAILLKDTLKPLFNRALMAKYPPGSTFKMTQALIGLQEGVLKNHTSFGCHKGFSMGNIHVGCHAHPSPLNLPQSIQNSCNAYYCQAFLKILNNRKYKNTEEAFKAWRDYVTSFGFGEKLGSDLAYELKGNVPTVKYYDKYFGKHRWRPLTIISLSIGQGEMGITPLQLANYAATIANRGFYYTPHVVREIQDAHWDNSAFKTKHYTKIDSQYFEPVIEGMENVVLAGTARNAQIDSISVCGKTGTAQNPHGKDHSIFIAFAPKNNAKIAIAVIVENAGFGATYAAPIASLMIEKYLKRKIRRTELEKQMMETNLIYR
- the mreD gene encoding rod shape-determining protein MreD, with the translated sequence MPNSILSHIIRFILLVLLQVFVFNNILFFNIINPFVYIYFLILLPFELPPVIIVLLGFLIGITIDFFSGTIAIHALASTVAGYARPFVLKLFSPHDGYEKNTNPTIAYYDIEWWIKYALFITFIHHSVLFIVESFHLNYLIFTLTKIILSSLITIIIMVLMQYFFHKHSKNL